AAAAATAGAGATGAAGCAACATCCAAAAGGTTTTAAATATCTACCCATGCTGATGGCGAGTGATCCGAAATGGCAGGAAGTTGATGAGAGAAAGCAACCGCGCCCTCAAGCCGCCCAAATTTATTTATCTCACGCGATTTTCCCAGGATTATTATTTAATAAAAGTATCCATATTACTGATGGTCATGTAAAGTTGATGGAATCTGTAATGAAAGAAGATATCCCGATTGAAACCGGTTGGTTGACAAACAATGCACTCTGGCCATATAATGCCGCTATATTTGCACAAACATGTCTGCAACTCGGTAGAACGGATCTCGCGCGGAAAGTGTTTTTCGGATTCCTCAATCACGCATCACCTTTGTATACCTGGCGCGAAGAACAATCGTTGCAATCTGAGCCGATCTTTAATTTCATCGGAGATATGCCGCATAATTGGGCAAGTGCAGAGTGCATAAGATTTTTGCGACATAGATTGATCTTAGAAGATGAGAGAAATTTGGTATTACTCAATGGCATTGGACTCGCTGATATGGAATCAGATAAACCGTTGGGTCTATCGTACTCACCAACGAGGTGGGGAAGAGTCACGGTTGAGTTTAAAAGAATCGATGGTTTAAGTTGGAATATGAAATTCAGAAGAGAAGATTTTAATCAACAATTCTGCCCACCCTTGGAATATATTACTATGCCTGCTGTTTTGGGAGGGAGTTATCATTTATTCAAAACAAATGGTGCGAAATCAGTCAGGAATGGTGAAATAATTTATATCAAAGGAAATGAACTGGAATGGGATTGTGTTTGGAAAAAATGGAAATAGCCCGTGATAAATAAATCGAATTGGCATTAAAATATTCAAGATGCAGAATTATGTGAAGAAATTATTTCTATGTCGATATCTGGAAAACCGATTAGAATAGAATCAATCAGATGAGCTTTTTCAATATATCATTAGAGATAATTACCATACTTCTTGCTCTGATTTTTTTTCATTTTTACAGGCGTCGGGTGAGAAAGAATCTTGTAAATAAATTTTCAGAACAAACCAGGGCGCTCGTGGAGGCAAAGGAAAAGGCAGAGGCATCACACACCGATGGGCTTTTGGAACATAAAAACCTTATCAGTGTCAATCAATCAAAAACAGATTTATTGAATATTCTTACGCATGACTTAAAAAGTCCGTTGATTTCTATCAAAATGTTGTCGAAGATGATAATAGAAGAAGCCGATAAAAAATCACCGGTTGCAGATTACGCGGCAGATATTTTCAGTACAGTCCAGCGCGTCCATAATTTGGTTGATGAAATATTGGATTCCTCCATAATTGAATCTGGTGTGTTACTGCTCGATAAAAAAGAGGTAGATATAGGCAAACTTACGGAATTAGTGGTTCTCGATAACACGATAGCGGCTATGCAAAAGAACCAAAAAATTATTTTTAATAAAGAAGATGGTTGCATTGTCGAGGGCGACGAATCAAGATTACGTATGGTGATAGATAATTTAATAACGAATGCCATCAAGTATTCACATCTGGGTGGCGGAATCTGGGTAACAGTAAGCAAGCGGGATAATAATATTGAAATTAGCGTGAAGGATGAAGGGCCAGGTTTATCTGATGACGACCTGAAAAAATTATTTCAGAAATATCAACGCTTGAGCACCCAACCTACAGCAGGTGAACCATCTACAGGACTTGGACTTTCGATTGTGAGGCAATTAGTGGAAATGCATAACGGCACAGTTAACGTAAAAAGTGAGTTGGGAAAAGGAAGTACATTCACGGTTATAATACCCAAAATGTAAATTTGAACAACATCAATTGCTAACGATTATTCATGATCGAAGGAAAATCTATGAAAACGTACATATTGTGTTATTTGCTGTTGTATTCGGTTGTGGTGTGCCAATATAAAAACATCAGAGTAAACAATCCTACCTCGGTTACTCCTGAAGAAGTAACAATTGCAATCAACCCAACAAATCCACTAAACTTAGCTGCAGGTGCTAATATCAGATACTATTATTATTCGATGGACGGAGGATACACCTGGACAGAAGGGCAGTTAAACTCTCCACTTGGTGTTTGGGGTGATCCATGTGTTACGTACGATGCCGATGGTAATCTATTTTTTGGTCACCTTTCAAATCCGCCCACGCCGGGATACTGGATAGATAGAATAGTCCTTCAGAAATCAACTAATGGCGGACAATCATGGAACAGCGGCACAGGTATTTGGTTCGTACCTCCAAAGAACCAAGATAAGGAATGGCTTGTGGTTGATATGACACAATCTCCTTATCGTAATCGTCTATATGCGGCATGGACTGAATTCGATACTTACGGAACAAGTGCACCTACCGACAGTACACGAATTCTTTTTTCATTCAGCACAGATGCGGGATCGACATGGTTTCCCGCAGTGAGAATCAGTGACGATGGAGGGAATTGTATTGACAGCGATAGCACTGTTGAAGGAGCGGT
The genomic region above belongs to Ignavibacteriales bacterium and contains:
- a CDS encoding HAMP domain-containing histidine kinase: MRKNLVNKFSEQTRALVEAKEKAEASHTDGLLEHKNLISVNQSKTDLLNILTHDLKSPLISIKMLSKMIIEEADKKSPVADYAADIFSTVQRVHNLVDEILDSSIIESGVLLLDKKEVDIGKLTELVVLDNTIAAMQKNQKIIFNKEDGCIVEGDESRLRMVIDNLITNAIKYSHLGGGIWVTVSKRDNNIEISVKDEGPGLSDDDLKKLFQKYQRLSTQPTAGEPSTGLGLSIVRQLVEMHNGTVNVKSELGKGSTFTVIIPKM